The window GGCCCCCAGGGGGCGCTCTGCCTCCGCTGCCACCCGGACGTCGCGCCCGAGGCCCCGGCGGAGCGGCGCAAGCTGCACGGGGTGCTGCGCAGCGGCAAGTGCACCGGCTGCCACAACCCCCACGGCACCAACACCGAGCGGTTGCTCAAGGGCAGCCGTGACGAGCTCTGCCGCGACTGCCACCCCCACGTGACCCAGGGCCCGGGCGCCAGGCCCTGGCGCTATCTCCACGGCCCCGTGGGCGCGAACAACTGCACCTCGTGCCACGACCTGCGGCATGCCCACGCCCAAAACCCCGACGACGGGTTCCTGCGCGCCAAGGGCAAGGCCCTGTGCAGCCTGTGCCACGACGTGGCCCCCGAGCACGTGCCGGAGCGCTACCGGTCCAAGATGCGCGAGGTGCGAAACGAGTGCCTGGCCTGCCACGTGCCCCACGGCGCCGCCAACCCGTTCCTGATGCGGGAGCGTTTGTAGGCGCGGCCCGTTGTCCGTTGTCCGTTGGAGCCGAGGACGGTGCTGGCCGCGGAAGGCGTGCGCTGCGTCAGTCGGGTGTGCTTTTCTCCAGGCGGCCGACGGCCTCCCGCAGGTAGTCCGGCACGGGCGTGGGGCGGCGCGACTCGTGACCCAGCACCACGTAGACCTCCACCCCCTCCGCCACCACCCGGCCGGTCTTCTCCTCCTCGATCCGCAGGGCGAAGGTGACCGACGTGTTCCCGAGGCGGGCGACGCGCACCCCGGTGAGCAGGGTCTCGCCGAAGGCGCCCGACGACCGGAAGTCGCACTCGGCGCGCGCAAGCACCAGGTCGTGCCCTCGGCGGGTGATCTCCTGGTAGGGCAGGCCCAGGGCTTCCAGGTAGTCCGTGACGGCGTCGTCGAAGTACACGAAGTAGTTGGCGTTGAAGACGTGCCCCTGGATGTCGGTGTCGGAAAACCGGACCTTGCGAACGTACTTCACCGGATGCTCCACGGTGCGTCCTCCTTCGGCGCGGCAGTGGTCACGCCGGTGTGGGGTTCGGGGGGAGTGCGCGGGGCTCCCGCGCCCGGGGGCGGCGGAACCAGTGCTCCCGCGCCGACCAGGGCCAGGCCCCGCCAGCCGGCTTCCAGCAGCCGGCCGATTCCCAGCTCGCGGGCTCCGGCCTCCAGGAGGTAGCTCCGGGCGGCCGCCTCGAAGGAAAATCCCGGGTGGAGCAGACGCGCCGAGCCCTCGATGGTGAGCAGGGCCTTGACCAGGAGCGCGTACTTGCGCGGAAAGACCACCCGGTGGCGGTAGACCGCCGCGAGGACGCCCCGGCCGATGCGCGCGAGCGAGGTCTCCCCGAGGGAGGGGGCCAGCGCCTCGTCCATGATGTGGTCCACGGCGGCGGCGAATCCCGGTACCTCCTCGGGGGGCACCCGCACGCCGAGCACTCCGAGGTGGCGCAGGGCCAGGGGCGGATCGCGGGAGAGGAGCCCCGCCAGGGCGCCCAGCACGGCCCGGCGTTCCCCGGCGTCGAGGCGCCCTGCGATCCCGAAGTCCAGGTACGCGATCTCGCCGCGGGGCGTGATGAGGATGTTCGCGGGGTGCAGGTCCGCGTGGAACAGGCCCTCTCGAAGCACCTGTTTCAGGAAGACCCGCGCGCCGCGCTCGGCCAGTTCCCCATAGTCGGCCCGGGCCCGCACCGAGGGGTCCGAGATCTTGACCCCCTCCACGTACTCGGCCGTGAGGACCCGGCGGGTGGTCCAGCCCCAGTAGACCCGGGGAATCCGCACGCCGGGAACCGGCCGGAGGCTGCGGGCGATCGCCGCGCCCACCTCGGCTTCCCGGCGAAAATCCAGCTCGTCCGAGAACGTCTCCCGCAGTTCGTCCCAGAGGGCGGACGCGTCGACCCTCCCTCGCAGGGGCGTCAGGGGCACCAGCAGGGGGAGCACCGCCGCCGCTACCCGAAGGTCGCCCTCCATGGCCTCGGCGGCTCCCGGACGCTGCACCTTTACCGCGACCTCGTCGCCCGACGGGAGCACGGCCCGATGGACCTGGCTCAGGGAGGCCGCGGCCAGCGGCTCGGGGGCGAAGTCGCGAAACAGGCGCTCCAGGGGAGCTCCCAGCTCCCCTTCCACCCGGCGGCGAATCCGGGGGAAGGGCACCGGTTCGGCGCGATCCTGGAGGCGCTCGAACTCCGCCAGGGCGCTGGGCGGGAGCAGGTCGGGGCGCACCGAGAGAAACTGCCCCAGTTTGACGAAGGCGGGCCCCAGGCCCTCGAAGGTGCGTCGCAGCTCGGCCGCCAGGGGAGCCCAGGACCCGGCCAGGGCGCTCGCCGCCCCTCCGGTGCACGCGCCTCGGCCCAGCGATGCCAGGATGACCGCGAGGCGCGCCGCGGTCCTACCCCTCCCCACGGCCGGCAAACCTCTCCAGCTTGTCTTCCAGCCCCCGGAGGCGGTTCCTCAGGTCCTCCACCTCGGCGCGCAGATCCGCGCCGTCTTCCCGGTGCAGGAAGCCCAGTTGTCGAATCTCGGCCGCGAAGGCCTCGGAGAGGAGCCCCTTCAAGGCCTCCTTTTCCGCCTCAACCGCGAGGAGAAAGCTCTGGTATTGCTGGCGTACGTCCTCGGGGGTCTCCCGCGCGCGGCGCAGGGCGTCGCGGATCCAGTCGTCGGCCTTCTCGTGCAGGAGCAGCCAGGAGGCGAAAAACGCCAGACTGCCTTTTTCTGCGGGGGAAGGGGGTGTGTCCATGCCGCTCCTCCGAAAGAAAGGTCGTGGGGGGTCGCCCGCCGCGGGCGGAGAGCTTCCTCGATGCCGGATTATGCACTACCCTGCCGCCCGGACCCAGGGGGGGATTCCGACCGCGGTCCGCCACCTCTGGGTGGCGAGCGGGGTCCGGGAGCCCCAGTGCTTCGCCCCGCAATCCGCGACGTTCCGAGGAATCGTCTCCGAGGGAACCGGTGCGCCGAGCCTCACGGGTTTCGGCCGAGCTGCCGCGGTTCGGTCGAGGCGGCACGGGGCCGCGCTTCAGGGCTCCCGGACCCCGCCCCGAAACTTGGTGGTCGATCTTGGTTCCGGCGGGCCCACGCCGACAGTGTCCGGCTACACGGACTGCCGCGAGGTTCCCTTGTTCGTGCTTTCGCGCCCGTGAGCGCCCGCGCGTTGACACCTCGAGCGGCTCCTGATAGAGACGAGTCCGCCATCCCCTTGCCCCCCTTCCGAGGAGTTTTCCATGGCAGCGCCCCGGGGCGCGTTGGTGCTCATGGGCTCGGGCGAGCTCACGGCCACCATGGTCGAGGTCCACAAGGAGCTCCTGGGACGACTCGGGCCCGGGGCCCGGGCCGTGTTCCTGGACACTCCGGCCGGCTTCCAGCTCAACGCGGACCAGATCTCGGAGCGGGCGGTGGCCTACTTCCGGGAACGGGTCGGCCGCGGTCTGGAAGTGGCCTCCCTCAAGTCTGCGGCGGCGGCGAGGGCCTACGAGGGGGAGGTAGCCCTGGCCACCCTGCGCCGGGCGGACTACATCTTCGTGGGCCCCGGCAGCCCCACCTATGCCCTGCGCCAGTGGAAGGAAACCTCCGTGCCCGCGATCTTTGCCGAACGCGTCGAGGAGGGGGCGGTGCTGGCGGCGGCGAGCGCGGCGGCCTTGACCCTGGGGCGCTTCACCCTGCCGGTGTACGAGATCTACAAGGTGGGGGAGGAGCCCCGGTGGGCCGAGGGACTCGACCTCCTGGGGAAGTTCGGCCTTCCCGTGGCGGTGGTTCCCCACTGGAACAACGCGGAGGGCGGCACCCACGACACGCGCTTCTGCTACGCGGGGGAGATCCGCTTCCGGGCGCTCCAGGCCCTGCTGCCCGAGGACGTCGCGGTGCTGGGGATCGACGAGCACACGGCTTGCGTGCTCGATGTGGCCCGGGGAGTT is drawn from Thermodesulfobacteriota bacterium and contains these coding sequences:
- a CDS encoding thioesterase family protein is translated as MEHPVKYVRKVRFSDTDIQGHVFNANYFVYFDDAVTDYLEALGLPYQEITRRGHDLVLARAECDFRSSGAFGETLLTGVRVARLGNTSVTFALRIEEEKTGRVVAEGVEVYVVLGHESRRPTPVPDYLREAVGRLEKSTPD
- a CDS encoding AarF/UbiB family protein, producing the protein MGRGRTAARLAVILASLGRGACTGGAASALAGSWAPLAAELRRTFEGLGPAFVKLGQFLSVRPDLLPPSALAEFERLQDRAEPVPFPRIRRRVEGELGAPLERLFRDFAPEPLAAASLSQVHRAVLPSGDEVAVKVQRPGAAEAMEGDLRVAAAVLPLLVPLTPLRGRVDASALWDELRETFSDELDFRREAEVGAAIARSLRPVPGVRIPRVYWGWTTRRVLTAEYVEGVKISDPSVRARADYGELAERGARVFLKQVLREGLFHADLHPANILITPRGEIAYLDFGIAGRLDAGERRAVLGALAGLLSRDPPLALRHLGVLGVRVPPEEVPGFAAAVDHIMDEALAPSLGETSLARIGRGVLAAVYRHRVVFPRKYALLVKALLTIEGSARLLHPGFSFEAAARSYLLEAGARELGIGRLLEAGWRGLALVGAGALVPPPPGAGAPRTPPEPHTGVTTAAPKEDAPWSIR
- a CDS encoding Type 1 glutamine amidotransferase-like domain-containing protein → MAAPRGALVLMGSGELTATMVEVHKELLGRLGPGARAVFLDTPAGFQLNADQISERAVAYFRERVGRGLEVASLKSAAAARAYEGEVALATLRRADYIFVGPGSPTYALRQWKETSVPAIFAERVEEGAVLAAASAAALTLGRFTLPVYEIYKVGEEPRWAEGLDLLGKFGLPVAVVPHWNNAEGGTHDTRFCYAGEIRFRALQALLPEDVAVLGIDEHTACVLDVARGVAEVRGIGRVTVRRGGGESTFAKGERFRLSLLGGPALAQGGEEGRSGLPSPSEAALREEASGEEGLGGEIRRAEAAFEAALGRGDPEAAAGALLDLDHLLWAAQRRPGDEGDLGQGREAFREMLALLGHAHGGAQPETAPSAPLVEALVALRDEWREEGKWTEADALRDRLRAAGILVEDTPAGARWRPLPGPRDPS